In the genome of Bacteroides mediterraneensis, the window ACGAGCGGTACCATCCGAACGACCAGGTGAGACCGGTAAGGGCCATGACCAGCAGGAAAAGGGTGGAGTAGAACCCCAGGGCTACGTGACTGTCGTACCAGAAACGGCGCCAGCCTTTGGTGCAGGACACTTGCAGTCGGTTGCGCAGGGCCTTCCGGCTACGTGGCCACCAGATAACGAGCCCGCTTACCAGAATCACAACCATCAGTAAGGTGGAGATGCCGACAATCATTTTTCCGACAGAAGAAGCCCCTTTTTGAGGAGGAGGGTTCAACAGCCAGCGGTGCAGTTTCCGCATGGTCTGGAAGAACGGATAGCTTTTGGTCCATCCGTTCACTTCTCCGGTATAGGGATTCACACTTAGGTTTTTCTTTCCGGCATTTTGGAAGGTGACCATGATGGGTTCGTCGGCTGTACCCCCGTATTGGAGGGCGCTCAGCCTCAACGAATCGGCGACCTGTGTTTTCAGACAGGCTACCAGCTCCGACGGAGTCAGGAGGGCGGCACCTTTTTCGGGAATGCTCACCTTATATATATGGGGATTCAACCACTGGGTGATTTCCTTCTCGAAGACCAGTGTGGCCCCCGAGAAACAGATGACCGAAAGAATGATTCCCAATGGGATGGAAATCCAGCGGTGTATTTTTCCAAATAATTTTCTCATTTTTTTATGTTATTGCGCGGTTAATGCGATTTTGCCTACCGTGGTGATTTCGTCAGCTTCTACTTCCAGCCCTTTTACGGCTTCTCCTGTTTCCGGGTTGATTTTATAGAATGTAGGAGTGGCACCTTCTTCAGTGGTTAGTACTGGGATGTAAAAATACTTATTTTCCAGATAA includes:
- a CDS encoding PepSY domain-containing protein, which translates into the protein MRKLFGKIHRWISIPLGIILSVICFSGATLVFEKEITQWLNPHIYKVSIPEKGAALLTPSELVACLKTQVADSLRLSALQYGGTADEPIMVTFQNAGKKNLSVNPYTGEVNGWTKSYPFFQTMRKLHRWLLNPPPQKGASSVGKMIVGISTLLMVVILVSGLVIWWPRSRKALRNRLQVSCTKGWRRFWYDSHVALGFYSTLFLLVMALTGLTWSFGWYRSFAYGLFGGTPSSSAHASTSSSQPVPHGAHTKGKTKTKTDYTAWDKAFQHVQTQYSDYASLRIEKNKIQVNQGNYLRRTDTVEFNPANGEPTRVISSAETPRSQKLKGWFYAFHTGSWGGTYTKVLYFLAAFIGGVLPLSGYYLWWKKKRRATR